The Bacteroidota bacterium sequence ATATATAAAAATGATTCATGCGATCTCAGTTTTAGCAATTTATGCGAAATAGGCGACTATAATGCAAATGTTTTAAATGTTGATTTCCTTAACGGTTTTATAAATTCAAATTCGCTGCCAACAATACTTTCTCAGCCACAAAATATCACAGCAACTGAAAACCAAAATGTAATTTTTGATATTCTTGCTGAAAATGCAAGTTTTTTCCAATGGCAAATGAATGATGGTTCTAATTGGATTAATATTGCTAATTTCGGGATATTCTCAGGCGCTAATACCTCAGAACTTCAAATCTCAAATGTTACTTTAAGTTTAAATAATGTTCCATTCAGATGTTATGTAGAAGGTTGTAATTCAACGTTTTCTAATTCAGCAAGCCTTTTTGTAGATACTTTTACAGGAATCGAAGGAAATAGTGCAAAATCATATTTTCAGTTGTTTCAAAACTATCCGAACCCATTTGATGAAACTTCTAAAATTTCATTTCTTCTTCACGAGAGTGGCAATGTTATAATTAAGATTAT is a genomic window containing:
- a CDS encoding T9SS type A sorting domain-containing protein, translating into MNRIIKIVIALVFLTITNIYCQNPNISLSSESACMGDTILVPINFENLNNIGAISIFIEYDTNVLEFDTISNVHSLTPNVLSNSMPSINGGLQVGLVWSAFFAGANIGTAHWLDLQFIYKNDSCDLSFSNLCEIGDYNANVLNVDFLNGFINSNSLPTILSQPQNITATENQNVIFDILAENASFFQWQMNDGSNWINIANFGIFSGANTSELQISNVTLSLNNVPFRCYVEGCNSTFSNSASLFVDTFTGIEGNSAKSYFQLFQNYPNPFDETSKISFLLHESGNVIIKIISPLGETIMQENLKYLTNGIYEINIDADDFEKGVYFYELNFSSGNISISDTKKMLITR